Proteins from one Pseudarthrobacter sp. BIM B-2242 genomic window:
- a CDS encoding magnesium transporter MgtE N-terminal domain-containing protein: MSTNLSRVFVARLLGLDVFDPLGDRLGRLRDVVVLSRGSRGAPHVVGIVVEVPGKKRVFVPMTRITSIDQTQIICTGLVNLRRFEQRGAETLVVAEMFDRRVTLRDGSGDATIEDIAMDQHRSRDWFVSKLFVRRGHSLSPLSRLRRNETMIIDWADALQGARTEPQAATQFVANHEDLKPADFAEALQEMSDKRRFEVASELQDERLADVLQEMPEDDQVEILSALDVQRAADVLEEMDPDDAADLLGELPSAQAEQLLQLMEPEGAEDVRRLLEYDEDTAGGLMTPVPVILPPEATVAEALAHVRREELSPALASSIFITRPPLETPTGRFLGVVHIQQLLRFPPFEPLGNLVDKNLEPVSDQAHISEVARTLATYNLNSLPVVNDDGRLVGAVTVDDVLDHLLPDDWRAYDGEAPIRKLGGRIG, from the coding sequence GTGAGCACAAATCTTTCGCGCGTCTTTGTGGCCCGCCTTCTGGGTCTTGATGTCTTCGACCCCTTGGGTGACCGCCTGGGACGGTTGCGCGATGTTGTGGTCCTCTCCCGCGGCAGCCGGGGCGCGCCGCACGTGGTGGGTATCGTCGTCGAAGTTCCGGGCAAGAAGCGCGTCTTCGTCCCCATGACGCGCATTACCTCGATCGACCAGACGCAGATCATCTGCACCGGGCTGGTCAACCTTCGGCGCTTTGAGCAGCGCGGCGCGGAGACTCTGGTCGTTGCGGAAATGTTCGACCGGCGGGTCACGCTGCGGGACGGCAGCGGCGACGCCACCATTGAGGACATCGCCATGGACCAGCACCGCTCCCGCGACTGGTTCGTCAGCAAGCTGTTTGTCCGGCGGGGCCACTCGCTCTCGCCGCTCAGCCGGCTGAGGCGCAACGAGACCATGATCATCGACTGGGCCGACGCCCTCCAGGGCGCCCGCACCGAGCCACAGGCTGCTACGCAGTTCGTGGCCAACCACGAGGACCTCAAGCCCGCGGACTTTGCCGAAGCGCTGCAGGAGATGAGCGACAAGCGCCGGTTCGAGGTGGCCAGCGAACTCCAGGATGAGCGGCTCGCCGACGTCCTGCAGGAGATGCCCGAGGACGACCAGGTGGAGATCCTTTCCGCCCTTGACGTCCAGCGCGCGGCTGACGTCCTGGAAGAGATGGATCCGGACGACGCCGCCGACCTCCTTGGCGAGCTTCCTTCCGCCCAGGCTGAGCAGCTGCTGCAGCTGATGGAACCCGAAGGCGCCGAAGACGTCCGGCGTCTGCTCGAATACGACGAAGACACTGCCGGTGGCCTGATGACACCGGTTCCGGTCATCCTGCCGCCCGAGGCAACCGTTGCCGAGGCCCTCGCGCATGTCCGTCGCGAGGAGCTCTCCCCCGCCCTCGCATCGTCCATCTTCATCACCCGGCCGCCGCTCGAAACCCCCACCGGACGTTTCCTGGGCGTAGTCCACATCCAGCAGCTCCTGCGCTTTCCGCCCTTCGAACCGTTGGGCAACCTGGTGGACAAGAACCTTGAGCCGGTGTCGGACCAGGCCCACATCAGTGAGGTCGCAAGGACCCTGGCGACGTATAACCTGAACTCCCTCCCCGTGGTCAATGACGACGGCCGCCTTGTGGGGGCGGTGACTGTTGATGACGTTTTGGATCATCTGTTGCCGGATGACTGGCGCGCCTATGATGGCGAAGCCCCGATAAGAAAACTGGGAGGCCGTATTGGCTGA
- a CDS encoding site-specific DNA-methyltransferase: protein MTDTVWAPDGSNLVVHADNAEFLPSLPDGAFTLIYVDPPFNTGRAQTRQETRMVLNAGGDGDRVGFKGRSYDTIKGALHRYDDAFSDYWSFLEPRLVEAWRLLADDGTLYLHLDYREVHYAKVMLDAIFGRECFLNEIIWAYDYGARAKYRWPTKHDNILVYVKNPAKYHFDSAEVDREPYMAPGLVTPAKRELGKLPTDVWWHTIVSPTGKEKTGYPTQKPEGLIRRVVAASSRPGDWCLDFFAGSGTLGAVAAKLDRKFVCVDQNQPAIDVMAKRLGAKATFTSFPPK from the coding sequence ATGACTGACACCGTCTGGGCGCCGGACGGCAGCAACCTGGTGGTTCACGCGGACAACGCGGAGTTCCTCCCCTCGCTGCCGGACGGCGCCTTCACACTCATTTACGTGGATCCGCCCTTCAACACCGGCAGGGCCCAGACGCGCCAGGAAACGCGGATGGTGCTCAACGCCGGCGGTGACGGGGACCGCGTGGGCTTCAAGGGCCGCTCGTACGACACCATCAAGGGCGCACTGCACCGCTATGACGACGCCTTCAGCGATTACTGGTCTTTCCTGGAGCCGCGGCTCGTGGAAGCCTGGCGGCTGCTGGCTGACGACGGCACGCTCTACCTCCATCTGGATTACCGGGAAGTCCATTACGCCAAGGTGATGCTCGATGCCATCTTCGGCCGCGAGTGCTTCCTGAACGAGATCATCTGGGCGTACGACTACGGTGCGCGGGCGAAGTACCGCTGGCCCACCAAGCACGACAACATCCTCGTGTACGTCAAGAACCCGGCCAAGTACCACTTCGACAGCGCGGAGGTCGACCGGGAACCGTACATGGCTCCCGGGCTGGTGACCCCGGCCAAGCGGGAGCTCGGGAAGCTGCCCACCGACGTCTGGTGGCACACCATCGTTTCACCCACCGGCAAGGAAAAGACCGGCTACCCGACGCAGAAGCCCGAGGGCCTCATCCGCCGGGTGGTGGCCGCGTCCAGCCGGCCCGGTGACTGGTGCCTGGACTTCTTTGCCGGTTCCGGAACTCTTGGCGCGGTGGCGGCCAAGCTGGACCGGAAGTTCGTGTGCGTGGACCAGAACCAGCCCGCCATCGATGTCATGGCCAAGCGGCTGGGTGCCAAGGCGACCTTTACGTCCTTCCCGCCCAAGTAA
- a CDS encoding PHP domain-containing protein, with the protein MRIDLHAHSNVSDGTETPADVMASAARAGLDVIALTDHDSTDGWAEASRAALDHAVALVPGMEVSCRTEQGISVHLLSYLHDPAHPGLLEEITKAKDARLTRAERMVSLLAEDYPLTWDDVIHHVAPGATLGRPHIADALVAAGVVSDRSEAFTSILTSRSRYFVQHYAPDPAAAVELVRAAGGVPVFAHPVASARGRIVGERVYQEMIDAGLAGLEIEHRDNPEEGREFLRGLAARHGLLVTGSSDYHGTGKPNLLGENLTTAEVLARIEEMATGTAVVRP; encoded by the coding sequence GTGAGGATTGACCTGCATGCCCACTCCAACGTTTCCGACGGCACGGAAACCCCTGCTGACGTCATGGCCTCTGCCGCCAGGGCGGGCCTGGACGTCATCGCCCTGACGGACCACGACTCAACGGACGGCTGGGCGGAGGCATCCCGCGCGGCCCTGGACCACGCGGTTGCCCTCGTGCCGGGGATGGAAGTCTCCTGCCGGACGGAGCAGGGAATCAGTGTGCATCTGCTGAGCTACCTGCACGATCCTGCCCATCCGGGGCTTCTCGAGGAAATCACCAAGGCCAAGGACGCGCGTCTCACCCGGGCAGAGCGCATGGTGAGCCTGCTCGCCGAGGACTACCCGCTGACCTGGGACGACGTCATCCACCACGTCGCTCCCGGTGCCACGCTGGGGCGTCCGCACATCGCTGATGCCCTTGTAGCGGCCGGCGTGGTGTCGGACCGGTCGGAGGCCTTCACCTCCATCCTCACCTCGCGTTCGCGCTATTTTGTCCAGCACTACGCACCCGACCCGGCAGCCGCCGTCGAACTTGTCCGTGCGGCCGGAGGCGTCCCCGTTTTCGCCCATCCGGTGGCGTCTGCCCGCGGCCGCATTGTGGGGGAGCGTGTATACCAGGAAATGATCGACGCCGGCCTGGCGGGCCTGGAGATCGAGCACCGCGACAACCCTGAAGAGGGCCGTGAATTCCTCCGCGGTCTGGCTGCCAGGCATGGACTCCTGGTGACCGGGTCCTCGGATTACCACGGCACGGGAAAACCCAACCTGCTCGGGGAGAATCTCACCACAGCGGAGGTGCTGGCCCGGATCGAGGAGATGGCGACAGGGACCGCCGTCGTCCGCCCCTGA
- a CDS encoding carbohydrate ABC transporter permease, whose amino-acid sequence MASSVTEPRPSDSSPAAGAAAAPGGPTPGGKRRKALSEKNRPLWLLIPGGLLMTVVILIPLAMGIWMSLIDLDQYTLRRWVSAEFIGVQNYIEAALSSDLLRSIWLSVSFAVISTLVTVPLGVAAAVVTQNAYRGRALVRSVFLIPYVLPSFVVASVWRTMLQPDGIVNVTLTNIGMDGGLWLNGPNAYWTLVWVEIWAAWPFIYLLALSGLQAVDHEVHEASALDGALWWNKLRYVIFPYLKGPVSLAFLLATLNHINNFTLPYVLFGAPAPSDVNVLPILVYVTSFQSFRFGLSAAMAVVSLILIAIPLFIYLRAVRLDVHEGGKK is encoded by the coding sequence ATGGCTAGCAGCGTGACAGAGCCCCGGCCGTCGGACAGCAGTCCGGCGGCCGGGGCGGCCGCCGCCCCCGGCGGTCCCACCCCCGGCGGGAAGCGCCGGAAGGCGCTCAGCGAAAAGAACAGGCCACTGTGGCTGCTGATTCCCGGCGGGCTGCTGATGACGGTCGTCATCCTCATCCCGCTGGCCATGGGTATCTGGATGTCACTGATCGACCTCGATCAGTACACCCTGCGCCGGTGGGTCAGTGCCGAATTCATCGGTGTCCAGAACTACATCGAAGCGGCGCTGAGCAGCGACCTGCTCCGCTCCATTTGGCTCTCCGTGTCCTTCGCGGTGATCTCCACCCTGGTCACCGTCCCCCTGGGCGTGGCCGCCGCCGTAGTCACCCAGAACGCCTACCGCGGCCGGGCACTGGTGCGTTCGGTCTTCCTGATTCCCTACGTCCTGCCGTCCTTCGTGGTGGCCAGCGTGTGGCGAACGATGCTGCAGCCGGACGGCATCGTGAATGTGACGCTTACCAACATCGGCATGGATGGCGGTCTGTGGCTCAACGGTCCGAACGCGTACTGGACGCTGGTTTGGGTCGAAATCTGGGCGGCCTGGCCGTTCATTTACCTGCTGGCGCTGTCCGGACTGCAGGCGGTCGACCACGAGGTCCACGAGGCGTCCGCGCTCGACGGCGCATTGTGGTGGAACAAGCTGCGGTACGTGATCTTCCCCTACCTAAAGGGGCCCGTCTCGCTCGCCTTCCTGCTTGCAACCCTGAACCACATCAACAACTTCACCCTCCCCTACGTGCTGTTTGGGGCGCCGGCCCCATCAGATGTGAACGTGCTGCCCATCCTGGTCTATGTCACCAGCTTCCAGAGCTTCCGCTTTGGCCTCAGTGCAGCCATGGCGGTGGTCTCGCTCATTCTGATTGCCATTCCGCTCTTCATCTACCTGCGCGCAGTCCGGCTTGATGTGCACGAGGGAGGAAAGAAATGA
- a CDS encoding Mrp/NBP35 family ATP-binding protein, with amino-acid sequence MSATLEQAVHAALATVIDPELRRPITELGMVESVDISDDGSVRLAVLLTIAGCPLRDTITADSEKALSAVPGVTAVEVELKVMNQAQRDALKEQLRGAGGQRGIPFNEPGSLTKVFAVASGKGGVGKSSVTVNLACALAAQGLRVGIVDADVYGFSVPGLMGITQAPTRVDDMILPPVAYGVKVISIGMFVAGNQPVAWRGPMLHRALEQFLTDVYFGDLDALFLDLPPGTGDIAISVAQLLPKAEILVVTTPQAAAADVAERAGAIATQTGQSVAGIIENMSYLEMPDGGRMELFGSGGGAVLAERLTATVGADVPLLGQIPLDILLREGGDAGSPIVLSRPETPAAMALNGIAGKLAAKPRGLTGLKLGLQPR; translated from the coding sequence ATGAGCGCCACCCTGGAGCAGGCAGTCCACGCTGCGCTGGCTACCGTGATCGATCCCGAGCTTCGCCGTCCCATTACGGAACTGGGCATGGTGGAGTCCGTGGATATCTCCGACGATGGCAGCGTCCGGCTGGCTGTCCTGCTGACCATCGCCGGCTGTCCGCTGCGGGACACCATCACGGCTGACTCCGAAAAGGCCCTCTCCGCGGTTCCCGGCGTGACCGCCGTCGAGGTCGAATTGAAGGTGATGAACCAGGCACAGCGGGACGCCCTGAAGGAGCAGTTGCGCGGCGCCGGCGGCCAGCGCGGCATTCCCTTTAATGAGCCGGGCTCGTTGACCAAGGTCTTTGCTGTGGCCAGCGGGAAGGGCGGCGTGGGCAAATCCTCGGTCACCGTGAACCTGGCCTGTGCCCTCGCAGCCCAGGGCCTCCGGGTTGGAATTGTGGATGCCGATGTCTACGGCTTCTCGGTTCCGGGCCTGATGGGCATCACCCAGGCGCCTACCCGGGTGGACGACATGATCCTGCCCCCGGTGGCCTATGGCGTCAAGGTGATCTCCATCGGCATGTTCGTCGCAGGCAACCAGCCTGTCGCCTGGCGCGGCCCGATGCTTCACCGCGCCCTGGAGCAGTTCCTGACCGACGTGTACTTCGGCGACCTCGATGCCCTCTTCCTTGACCTGCCGCCCGGCACCGGGGACATTGCCATCTCTGTTGCTCAGCTGCTGCCCAAAGCCGAGATCCTGGTGGTCACCACGCCACAGGCCGCGGCCGCCGACGTGGCCGAGCGGGCCGGTGCCATCGCCACCCAGACGGGGCAGTCGGTGGCCGGCATCATCGAGAACATGTCCTACCTGGAGATGCCCGACGGCGGGAGGATGGAACTGTTCGGCAGCGGCGGCGGGGCGGTTCTCGCCGAAAGGCTCACCGCAACAGTAGGTGCCGACGTTCCGCTGCTGGGGCAGATTCCGCTGGACATCCTGCTGCGGGAGGGCGGCGACGCCGGCTCGCCGATTGTGCTGAGCCGGCCGGAGACTCCGGCGGCCATGGCCTTGAACGGAATAGCGGGGAAGCTGGCCGCCAAACCCCGTGGCCTGACGGGACTGAAGCTGGGGCTCCAGCCCCGCTGA
- a CDS encoding general stress protein, with product MSNIFGAPKAGGPAGPDDARAVPSGDTVGSYTSYLDAQKAVDYLADQQFPVQMVSIVGNELKMVERVTGRLSYPRVALSGALSGMWFGLFVGVMLSFFAPSPGYFSILASVLMGAAFFMLFGIVTYAMQRGKRDFTSTSQVVATNYDVVVSAEAAHEARRLLQQLPMTRSDAAAAPYSAQGYQGPQYGQPGNQQGQYGQPGQAPARPAGWNDPYGQQGAGTPAPGDQGQSAVNPAEPAQGAQTEGAAQPAKAPVAAVRYPDLPDGRPQYGVRVTDQPAAGQSASARQADGQPQAHPDSSKDNGDSAP from the coding sequence ATGTCAAACATTTTTGGTGCTCCCAAGGCCGGTGGCCCCGCCGGACCGGACGACGCCCGCGCGGTCCCTTCCGGTGACACCGTCGGCTCGTACACCTCCTACTTGGATGCCCAGAAGGCGGTGGACTACCTCGCAGACCAGCAGTTCCCGGTCCAGATGGTGTCCATCGTGGGCAACGAACTCAAAATGGTGGAGCGGGTGACCGGCCGCCTCAGCTACCCGCGGGTGGCGCTGTCCGGCGCGCTCAGCGGCATGTGGTTCGGTCTGTTCGTCGGCGTCATGCTGTCCTTCTTTGCGCCGTCGCCCGGCTACTTTTCCATCCTGGCTTCGGTACTGATGGGTGCTGCCTTCTTTATGCTCTTCGGCATTGTCACCTATGCCATGCAGCGTGGAAAGCGTGACTTCACCTCCACCAGCCAGGTGGTTGCCACCAACTACGACGTTGTGGTGTCGGCTGAGGCAGCCCACGAGGCGCGGCGCCTGCTGCAGCAGCTGCCCATGACCCGTTCGGATGCGGCCGCCGCTCCTTACAGCGCGCAGGGCTACCAGGGCCCGCAGTACGGCCAGCCGGGCAACCAGCAGGGCCAGTATGGCCAGCCAGGCCAAGCACCAGCCCGGCCCGCGGGTTGGAACGACCCCTACGGTCAGCAGGGCGCGGGGACACCCGCTCCCGGCGACCAGGGGCAAAGCGCTGTAAACCCGGCGGAACCGGCGCAGGGCGCGCAGACAGAGGGCGCGGCCCAGCCCGCCAAGGCCCCCGTGGCAGCGGTCCGTTATCCGGATCTACCGGACGGCCGCCCCCAGTATGGTGTCCGCGTGACCGATCAGCCGGCAGCAGGCCAGTCCGCTTCGGCCCGGCAGGCCGACGGACAGCCCCAGGCCCACCCTGATTCCTCAAAGGACAACGGGGACTCCGCGCCGTAA
- a CDS encoding DUF1003 domain-containing protein, translating to MADTGAPKNSGGQRGQGKAPAKGGLDTPLSGRQRILPKFSPNPDAFGHATEGFARFMGTPQFLVYMTVFVVVWLVWNTWAPLEWQFDSRALGYTLLTLMLSLQASYAAPLLLLAQNRQDDRDRVSLQQDRQRAERNLSDTEYLTRELASLRIALREVATRDYVRAELRSLLEDMLEAQEELRTHDPAGTGSHESPRDKVKEKLKEKRDKQRNPRTQQMPRVKPSHVATGPSAAGPATGAAEAKDTAAGPKHTPTPES from the coding sequence TTGGCTGACACCGGCGCCCCAAAGAACTCCGGCGGCCAGCGCGGCCAGGGGAAAGCACCAGCCAAAGGTGGCCTGGACACGCCGCTGAGCGGCCGCCAGCGCATCCTGCCCAAGTTCTCACCCAATCCGGATGCCTTCGGCCATGCCACCGAAGGCTTCGCCCGGTTTATGGGCACGCCGCAATTCCTCGTCTATATGACGGTGTTTGTGGTGGTCTGGCTTGTCTGGAACACGTGGGCCCCGTTGGAGTGGCAGTTCGACTCCCGCGCGCTGGGCTATACCCTGCTGACCCTGATGCTCTCGCTGCAGGCTTCCTATGCCGCCCCGCTGCTGCTGCTGGCCCAAAACCGGCAGGATGACCGCGACCGGGTATCACTCCAGCAGGACCGGCAGCGGGCCGAGCGGAACCTTTCCGACACCGAGTACCTCACCCGGGAGCTTGCATCGCTGCGGATTGCGCTGCGCGAAGTGGCCACCCGCGATTACGTCCGGGCGGAACTTCGCTCACTCCTTGAGGACATGCTGGAAGCGCAGGAGGAACTGCGCACCCATGACCCCGCAGGAACGGGGAGCCACGAGTCGCCGCGGGACAAGGTCAAGGAGAAGTTGAAGGAAAAGCGCGACAAACAGCGGAACCCGCGCACGCAGCAGATGCCGAGGGTCAAACCAAGCCATGTCGCCACCGGCCCCTCCGCTGCCGGGCCCGCCACCGGCGCGGCTGAGGCAAAAGACACCGCTGCCGGCCCCAAGCACACCCCTACCCCCGAAAGCTGA
- a CDS encoding ABC transporter substrate-binding protein produces MGMSKPRRLGAVAAAAISVLMLAACGGSGDTGGTTSGATGGKVDGAGKTLNVLMNVTAQYPQEQQAWFKEMSTKFKAETGADIEWETFATANDEMTRIQTSVVSGQGPDVYGLGTTFTPTAYSTGAFVKLGDNEWNALGGKDKFVPAALGISGPDDGNQIGIPFVSRPFVMAYNTELLAAAGIEKPATTWDEFTEHAKKLTTGDQYGVAVAYKDNFDPWKYIWGMSIQAGNPIIDGDKVRLDDPITKKAYETYFGWVTKDKVVDPASVGWANPQALAAFAAGKAGYFPMTSPLSIPALDASAVKGKYKYALMPTVPPGETANPSDGKPASSILSGDNLVVADYSKQKDLAFAFIKMITEKDVQLNYFKVFGQLPANQEAANELASNEVIAPALESGAKSVATPFSGAWGDVQLSLTNVVVQSIPDLSSGEVSESNLTQRLKDEQAKSQTALDRAKK; encoded by the coding sequence ATGGGTATGTCCAAACCACGTCGCCTCGGTGCAGTTGCCGCAGCGGCTATTTCGGTCCTGATGCTTGCCGCGTGTGGCGGGTCGGGCGATACAGGAGGCACTACCTCCGGCGCTACCGGCGGGAAAGTGGATGGCGCCGGCAAAACGCTCAACGTCCTGATGAACGTCACGGCGCAGTATCCCCAGGAGCAGCAGGCCTGGTTCAAGGAGATGAGCACCAAGTTCAAGGCCGAGACCGGGGCCGACATCGAGTGGGAGACGTTCGCCACGGCCAATGACGAGATGACCCGGATCCAGACGTCAGTCGTCTCCGGACAGGGCCCGGACGTTTACGGCCTGGGCACCACTTTCACTCCCACTGCGTACTCCACCGGGGCATTCGTGAAGCTCGGCGACAACGAATGGAACGCGCTCGGCGGCAAGGACAAGTTCGTACCCGCTGCACTGGGCATTTCGGGTCCGGATGATGGCAACCAGATCGGCATTCCCTTCGTGAGCCGGCCGTTCGTCATGGCCTACAACACCGAGCTGCTGGCCGCGGCCGGGATTGAGAAGCCCGCCACCACCTGGGATGAATTCACTGAACATGCCAAGAAGCTCACCACCGGCGACCAGTACGGCGTCGCAGTGGCTTACAAGGACAACTTCGATCCTTGGAAGTACATCTGGGGCATGTCCATCCAGGCAGGCAACCCCATCATCGACGGCGACAAGGTCCGCCTCGACGACCCCATCACCAAGAAGGCCTACGAGACCTATTTCGGCTGGGTGACCAAGGACAAGGTGGTTGACCCGGCTTCCGTCGGTTGGGCCAACCCGCAGGCCCTGGCAGCCTTCGCCGCAGGCAAAGCCGGCTACTTCCCCATGACCTCGCCGCTGTCCATCCCCGCGCTGGACGCCTCGGCGGTCAAGGGCAAATACAAGTATGCGCTGATGCCCACCGTCCCGCCGGGCGAGACCGCAAACCCTTCTGACGGCAAGCCCGCGTCCAGCATCCTCTCCGGTGACAACCTCGTGGTTGCTGACTACTCGAAGCAGAAAGACCTCGCTTTTGCGTTCATCAAGATGATCACGGAAAAGGATGTGCAGCTCAACTACTTCAAGGTCTTCGGCCAGCTCCCTGCCAACCAGGAAGCAGCGAACGAACTCGCCAGCAACGAAGTTATTGCACCGGCCCTTGAGTCAGGCGCCAAGTCTGTAGCAACACCGTTCAGCGGCGCATGGGGCGACGTCCAGCTGTCACTGACGAACGTGGTGGTCCAGTCCATCCCTGACCTCTCCTCCGGCGAGGTCAGCGAATCCAACCTGACCCAGCGGCTCAAGGACGAACAGGCCAAGTCGCAAACGGCATTGGACCGGGCCAAGAAGTAG
- a CDS encoding aminopeptidase P family protein, with product MNDAGNTLNSASQPLDERVNNRSQRPSSDAFKAFMASNWAPADQQPPARDAVANYAAARRRAISDQFKGERLVIPAGPLKVRSNDCDYRFRPHSGFAHLTGLGLDHEPDAVLILEPAGEGKGDDGGHHRATLYFRPLAGRDTEQFYADSRSGEFWIGGRPTLAEFEARLGLPTAHIDGLETAITKNVGAPEIGGISVRLVRKVDENIDALVDTARYNTAKDPDNLDLAVLDALDEKLSEALSELRLLKDEWEVEQMMTAVAATVEGFVEVVKTLPRALTHARGERVVEGAFFARAREVGNELGYDTIAAAGNNATVLHWTRNTGRVNAGELLLLDAGVEVDSLYTADVTRTLPANGTFTDIQRKIYEAVLDAADAGFAAARPGTRFRDIHTAATTVLAERLAEWGLLPVSVEEAISPEGQQHRRWMPHGTSHHLGLDVHDCAQAKRELYLDGVLTAGMVFTIEPGLYFKNEDLAIPAEYRGIGVRIEDDILMTEDGPVNLSAALPRTADDVESWMAGIYGEVDHAVAGRHTA from the coding sequence GTGAACGATGCCGGAAATACCCTGAACTCTGCTTCCCAGCCACTCGACGAGCGCGTCAACAACCGCTCGCAGCGGCCCAGTTCTGATGCTTTCAAGGCCTTTATGGCCAGCAACTGGGCGCCCGCCGACCAGCAGCCGCCGGCCCGCGACGCCGTGGCCAACTACGCCGCGGCCCGGCGCAGAGCCATTTCAGACCAGTTCAAAGGCGAACGCCTGGTCATCCCCGCCGGCCCGCTGAAGGTCCGCTCCAACGACTGCGACTACCGCTTCCGCCCGCACTCCGGCTTCGCGCACCTCACCGGGCTGGGCCTTGACCACGAGCCGGACGCCGTCCTGATCCTGGAACCGGCAGGCGAAGGAAAGGGCGACGACGGCGGGCACCACCGCGCTACCCTTTACTTCCGGCCGCTGGCCGGCCGGGATACGGAACAGTTCTACGCCGACTCGCGCTCCGGCGAATTCTGGATCGGCGGCCGCCCCACGCTTGCTGAGTTCGAGGCCCGGTTGGGCCTGCCCACCGCCCACATTGACGGGCTGGAAACGGCCATCACCAAGAACGTGGGGGCCCCGGAGATCGGCGGCATTTCCGTCCGCCTCGTCCGCAAGGTGGACGAGAACATCGACGCCCTGGTGGACACTGCCCGCTACAACACGGCCAAGGACCCGGACAACCTGGACCTCGCCGTTCTGGATGCGTTGGACGAGAAGCTGTCCGAGGCACTGTCCGAGCTCCGCCTCCTGAAGGACGAGTGGGAAGTTGAACAGATGATGACGGCGGTAGCAGCCACCGTCGAGGGCTTTGTGGAAGTGGTTAAGACGCTTCCCCGCGCACTGACCCACGCCCGCGGCGAACGCGTTGTGGAAGGCGCGTTCTTCGCCCGTGCCCGCGAGGTGGGCAATGAACTCGGCTACGACACCATCGCCGCAGCCGGCAACAACGCTACCGTGCTGCACTGGACGCGGAACACCGGCCGGGTGAACGCCGGCGAACTGCTCCTGCTGGATGCCGGCGTGGAGGTTGATTCGCTGTACACCGCCGATGTCACCAGGACCCTGCCGGCCAACGGCACGTTCACCGACATCCAGCGCAAAATCTATGAAGCGGTTCTCGACGCGGCCGACGCCGGATTCGCCGCAGCCCGCCCGGGCACCAGGTTCCGCGATATCCACACTGCCGCCACTACGGTGCTCGCAGAACGCCTCGCCGAGTGGGGCCTGCTCCCCGTCAGCGTCGAGGAAGCCATCAGCCCCGAGGGCCAGCAGCACCGGCGGTGGATGCCGCACGGCACCAGCCACCACCTCGGCCTCGATGTCCACGACTGTGCCCAGGCCAAGCGGGAACTTTACCTCGACGGCGTCCTTACGGCAGGCATGGTTTTCACCATCGAACCCGGCCTCTACTTCAAGAACGAGGACCTGGCCATTCCGGCGGAGTATCGCGGCATCGGCGTGCGGATCGAGGACGACATCCTGATGACTGAGGACGGTCCGGTCAACCTCAGCGCCGCACTCCCCCGCACGGCTGACGACGTCGAATCCTGGATGGCAGGCATCTACGGCGAGGTGGACCACGCCGTGGCGGGCAGGCACACCGCCTGA
- a CDS encoding carbohydrate ABC transporter permease translates to MPRPLLAVITVLLCALVLIPILYIFLASLNTDVGVASGEFWPSSFSLDSYNKIWDSVGLAKAIGNSLIVSGATAAVSALMAIGTAYVLVRFEFRGRLTVLRGLLGLQSIPGTLMLLPVFVLFSSAGTYLGVTVIGTLWGLFIAYLTFALPFSTWVMVTYLRGLPRELEEAARIDGASNLGILFRIIIPLSWPGIIVSAIFAFLLGWNDVLFASVFTRPDTHTAAVALQVFASAVEGGAIPVYSQMMAASLVCAVPVVVLYFMFQKYLVGGLTAGSVK, encoded by the coding sequence ATGCCAAGGCCGCTGCTGGCTGTCATCACCGTCCTGCTCTGCGCCCTGGTTCTGATTCCCATCCTGTACATCTTCCTGGCCTCGCTGAACACGGACGTGGGGGTAGCCAGCGGGGAGTTCTGGCCGAGCAGTTTCTCTCTGGACAGCTACAACAAGATCTGGGATTCGGTGGGCCTGGCGAAAGCCATTGGGAACAGCCTGATCGTTTCCGGTGCTACAGCTGCGGTCTCCGCCCTGATGGCCATCGGCACGGCGTATGTGCTGGTCCGATTTGAGTTCCGGGGCCGGCTGACCGTGCTCCGCGGCCTGCTGGGGCTCCAGTCCATCCCCGGAACGCTGATGCTGCTCCCCGTGTTTGTCCTGTTCTCCTCCGCCGGAACCTACCTGGGTGTGACCGTCATCGGAACCCTGTGGGGCCTGTTCATCGCCTACCTGACGTTCGCCCTGCCGTTCTCAACCTGGGTGATGGTGACCTATCTGCGCGGCCTGCCGCGCGAACTCGAGGAGGCGGCTCGCATTGATGGCGCTTCCAACCTCGGGATCCTCTTCAGGATCATCATTCCGCTCAGCTGGCCCGGAATTATCGTGTCGGCAATCTTCGCGTTCCTGCTCGGCTGGAACGACGTCCTGTTCGCGTCGGTCTTCACCCGGCCGGACACGCACACCGCAGCAGTGGCCCTGCAGGTCTTCGCTTCAGCCGTCGAGGGCGGGGCGATCCCCGTCTATTCACAGATGATGGCGGCGTCGCTCGTGTGCGCCGTACCCGTGGTGGTGCTCTACTTCATGTTCCAGAAGTACCTTGTAGGCGGCCTGACAGCCGGCAGCGTGAAATAG